From one Misgurnus anguillicaudatus chromosome 2, ASM2758022v2, whole genome shotgun sequence genomic stretch:
- the LOC141368814 gene encoding uncharacterized protein isoform X1 has protein sequence MMILRQCLFAVLLQMQFCSHLLAATNNSCAVYAGVPGIPGHNGMPGRDGKDGAAGQKGEKGDPGIGAQGPPGKMGPAGPMGPKGEKGNTGQAGIGAQGPAGKTGPAGPIGLKGEKGNTGQPGSPADISLIKSLQSENQKLINRITVTERALDAAEKTIQKLQSDDSHLSARLNAIEKASRFKIFKNAGMKYYVSLGLGTFDQALDFCQRNGATIVLPTTEFENFILKRMNVLTDSTDIILGTTDKQKEGTFVDLNNKPLSFSKWGKNEPNNLGEEDCVVQNIDGYWNDIKCESKRHVVCEIQV, from the exons ATGATGATATTAAGGCAATGCCTATTTGCTGTGCTGCTCCAAATGCAGTTTTGCTCTCATCTGTTGGCTGCAACAAATAATAGCTGTGCGGTTTATGCTGGTGTACCGGGTATACCTGGACACAACGGCATGCCTGGCAGGGATGGTAAAGATGGGGCTGCTGGTCAGAAAGGCGAGAAAGGAGATCCAG GAATTGGTGCACAGGGACCTCCAGGCAAAATGGGACCAGCAGGTCCTATGGGCCCTAAAGGAGAGAAAGGAAACACTGGGCAAGCAG GAATTGGTGCACAGGGACCAGCAGGGAAAACGGGACCAGCAGGTCCTATAGGCCTTAAAGGAGAGAAAGGAAACACTGGGCAACCAg GCTCTCCTGCTGACATCAGTTTAATAAAAAGTCTTCAATCAGAGAACCAAAAACTTATCAACAGAATCACAGTTACAGAAAGAG CTTTGGAtgctgctgaaaaaacaattcAAAAACTTCAGTCAGATGACAGTCATCTGTCCGCCAGACTCAATGCAATAGAGAAAG CTTCAAGATTCAAGATATTCAAGAATGCTGGAATGAAATATTATGTGTCTCTCGGACTGGGAACTTTTGATCAAGCATTGGATTTCTGCCAAAGGAATGGAGCGACAATTGTACTGCCGaccactgaatttgaaaatttcattttaaagagAATGAATGTTTTAACTGACTCTACCGATATAATACTTGGAACAACAGACAAACAGAAGGAGGGGACATTTGTGGATCTGAACAATAAACCACTATCTTTCAGCAAGTGGGGGAAAAATGAGCCTAATAATTTAGGAGAAGAGGACTGTGTTGTTCAAAACATTGATGGTTATTGGAATGATATTAAATGTGAATCAAAAAGGCATGTGGTGTGTGAAATACAGGTCTGA
- the LOC141368814 gene encoding uncharacterized protein isoform X2, whose product MMILRQCLFAVLLQMQFCSHLLAATNNSCAVYAGVPGIPGHNGMPGRDGKDGAAGQKGEKGDPGIGAQGPPGKMGPAGPMGPKGEKGNTGQAGIGAQGPAGKTGPAGPIGPKGEKGNTGQPGSPADISLIKSLQSENQKLINRITVTERALDAAEKTIQKLQSDDSHLSARLNAIEKASRFKIFKNAGMKYYVSLGLGTFDQALDFCQRNGATIVLPTTEFENFILKRMNVLTDSTDIILGTTDKQKEGTFVDLNNKPLSFSKWGKNEPNNLGEEDCVVQNIDGYWNDIKCESKRHVVCEIQV is encoded by the exons ATGATGATATTAAGGCAATGCCTATTTGCTGTGCTGCTCCAAATGCAGTTTTGCTCTCATCTGTTGGCTGCAACAAATAATAGCTGTGCGGTTTATGCTGGTGTACCGGGTATACCTGGACACAACGGCATGCCTGGCAGGGATGGTAAAGATGGGGCTGCTGGTCAGAAAGGCGAGAAAGGAGATCCAG GAATTGGTGCACAGGGACCTCCAGGCAAAATGGGACCAGCAGGTCCTATGGGCCCTAAAGGAGAGAAAGGAAACACTGGGCAAGCAG GAATTGGTGCACAGGGACCAGCAGGGAAAACGGGACCAGCAG GTCCTATAGGCCCTAAAGGAGAGAAAGGAAACACTGGGCAACCAG GCTCTCCTGCTGACATCAGTTTAATAAAAAGTCTTCAATCAGAGAACCAAAAACTTATCAACAGAATCACAGTTACAGAAAGAG CTTTGGAtgctgctgaaaaaacaattcAAAAACTTCAGTCAGATGACAGTCATCTGTCCGCCAGACTCAATGCAATAGAGAAAG CTTCAAGATTCAAGATATTCAAGAATGCTGGAATGAAATATTATGTGTCTCTCGGACTGGGAACTTTTGATCAAGCATTGGATTTCTGCCAAAGGAATGGAGCGACAATTGTACTGCCGaccactgaatttgaaaatttcattttaaagagAATGAATGTTTTAACTGACTCTACCGATATAATACTTGGAACAACAGACAAACAGAAGGAGGGGACATTTGTGGATCTGAACAATAAACCACTATCTTTCAGCAAGTGGGGGAAAAATGAGCCTAATAATTTAGGAGAAGAGGACTGTGTTGTTCAAAACATTGATGGTTATTGGAATGATATTAAATGTGAATCAAAAAGGCATGTGGTGTGTGAAATACAGGTCTGA